Proteins found in one Ensifer canadensis genomic segment:
- the repA gene encoding plasmid partitioning protein RepA yields the protein MKTKVTTNDAAESSADKISRQSQLLSAQLQSIRERLYEPEAAKTLKTYTSRDVASLLGIAESTLRQMSLDGESAIPDRQDNGRRIYTLPQINQIREHLARRRPSEALDFLPRRREGDKLQVITVANFKGGSAKTTTTVHLAHYLAIQGLRVLAIDLDPQASLTAMFGYQPEFDVDENETVYAAIRYDEQRRPIQEVIRKTYFDGIDLIPANLELMEYEHETPQAIAAGHGRGDGIFFRRLSAVIGEVEEHYDVVLIDAPPQLGYLTLGALCAATSLLITIHPAMIDVASMNQFLAMMSDLMHVIEERGGVLSHDFIRYVLTRHNPNDSPQINVVTLLRSLFKDDVLAPAVVETTAIASAGLEKKSLYEMSRGSVGRDTLNRALESVDAVNGEILHHIKQVWGRQ from the coding sequence ATGAAGACGAAAGTCACTACGAACGATGCAGCTGAATCCTCAGCCGACAAGATCAGCAGGCAATCTCAATTGCTTTCTGCGCAACTGCAATCGATTCGTGAACGTCTTTACGAACCCGAGGCGGCGAAAACGCTGAAGACCTACACGTCCCGCGATGTTGCGTCCCTGCTCGGCATAGCTGAATCCACACTGCGGCAGATGTCGCTGGATGGTGAAAGTGCTATCCCCGATCGGCAGGACAACGGGCGGCGGATTTACACACTTCCGCAGATTAATCAGATTCGCGAGCATCTAGCACGTCGCCGTCCGTCCGAAGCACTGGATTTTCTGCCACGCCGTCGCGAGGGTGACAAACTGCAGGTCATTACTGTCGCAAACTTCAAAGGCGGTTCGGCCAAAACGACCACCACCGTGCATTTAGCGCATTACCTGGCAATTCAGGGACTAAGGGTCCTTGCAATCGATCTCGACCCGCAGGCCTCGCTCACGGCGATGTTCGGCTATCAGCCTGAATTCGATGTCGACGAGAACGAGACCGTTTATGCAGCCATCCGTTACGACGAGCAGCGGCGACCCATCCAGGAAGTTATTAGAAAGACCTACTTCGATGGGATTGATCTGATCCCTGCAAATCTCGAACTCATGGAGTATGAACATGAGACGCCTCAAGCCATCGCCGCTGGACACGGTCGTGGTGACGGAATTTTCTTCAGGCGCCTGAGCGCAGTCATCGGCGAGGTCGAAGAGCACTACGACGTGGTTCTGATCGATGCCCCGCCGCAGCTTGGCTATTTGACCCTGGGCGCTCTCTGCGCGGCCACCAGTCTACTGATCACGATCCATCCTGCGATGATCGATGTTGCGAGCATGAACCAGTTCCTCGCCATGATGAGCGACCTGATGCATGTCATCGAAGAGCGGGGCGGCGTACTCAGTCATGATTTCATCCGCTACGTGTTGACTAGACATAACCCTAACGACAGTCCGCAAATCAACGTCGTTACTCTTCTCAGGTCGTTGTTCAAGGATGATGTGCTTGCGCCTGCCGTTGTGGAGACAACAGCGATCGCGAGCGCCGGTCTGGAGAAGAAGAGCCTCTACGAGATGTCTCGTGGAAGCGTCGGGCGCGACACCTTGAATCGGGCGCTCGAGTCCGTCGATGCGGTCAACGGCGAAATCCTTCACCACATCAAACAAGTTTGGGGGAGACAATGA
- the repB gene encoding plasmid partitioning protein RepB: MKSLFAGVNPDDLAKPAAPSVADADKRRVGSAAVKSMDRAFVSIEEENRRLHDQLLSSEVIVELDPERVIPSFVNDRLDIEGDRSFQAFVEGIKEAGQKLPILVRPLPDKPGHYQAAYGHRRLRACQILKRPVKAIVRALSDEELVKSQGIENSERLNLSFIEQALFALALKARGYSRELISEALGRKDGQKMAYISILTNAAALVPADLIRLIGPASAIGRPKWEKLGSLIKDGRLSPEQSNAVEGLVRSLEWEASDSDQRFGLVLDVLGRPVKSEPDITEIHVAGGHVIVARRSSAATKFAIPDDRIPGLSAWLVQRLPELVEEFQSTQRGGER, translated from the coding sequence ATGAAAAGCCTTTTCGCTGGTGTGAACCCGGACGATCTTGCGAAACCTGCAGCGCCCTCCGTGGCAGACGCAGACAAGCGGCGCGTGGGATCGGCGGCGGTCAAGTCGATGGATCGGGCCTTCGTGTCCATCGAAGAGGAAAACAGGCGCCTTCACGACCAACTCCTCTCATCGGAGGTGATCGTTGAGCTCGACCCGGAGCGCGTTATTCCGTCATTCGTCAACGATCGTCTGGACATTGAAGGTGACCGAAGCTTTCAGGCCTTTGTCGAGGGGATCAAGGAAGCCGGTCAGAAACTCCCGATCCTTGTGCGCCCCCTCCCCGACAAGCCCGGGCACTATCAGGCTGCCTACGGCCATAGACGGCTTCGAGCCTGCCAGATCCTCAAGCGTCCGGTCAAGGCGATCGTTCGCGCGCTGTCAGACGAGGAACTCGTCAAATCGCAGGGGATCGAGAATTCAGAACGCCTCAACCTGTCCTTTATCGAGCAAGCCCTTTTCGCACTGGCGCTCAAGGCACGGGGTTATTCCAGAGAGCTGATTTCCGAAGCTCTCGGGCGGAAGGACGGCCAAAAAATGGCCTATATCTCAATCCTCACCAATGCCGCGGCATTGGTGCCCGCCGATCTTATCCGTCTGATTGGTCCTGCGTCTGCAATCGGTCGCCCGAAGTGGGAGAAACTCGGCTCGCTGATAAAGGATGGTCGTCTTTCTCCCGAGCAGAGCAACGCTGTTGAAGGCCTTGTTCGTTCGTTGGAATGGGAGGCAAGTGACAGCGACCAGCGATTTGGATTGGTCCTGGATGTCTTGGGCCGGCCCGTCAAGTCTGAGCCCGATATCACGGAGATCCATGTCGCGGGTGGCCACGTCATCGTTGCCAGGCGATCTAGCGCTGCGACCAAATTTGCTATTCCGGACGATCGGATTCCAGGGCTCTCGGCATGGCTTGTTCAAAGACTGCCAGAGTTGGTCGAAGAGTTTCAATCGACCCAGCGTGGAGGAGAGCGATGA
- a CDS encoding acyl-homoserine-lactone synthase yields the protein MRILTIPPHHHRRHRRFLTQMHRLRAAVFGDRLEWDVSIVAGKERDHYDDFKPTYLLAITKSGLVAGCVRLLPACGPTMLEQTFPQLLKTGSLAVHPGMVESSRFCVDTSLVSGREGGQLHLATLTLFAGIIEWSIANGYSEIVTATDLRFERILKRAGWPMHRLGEASSIGNTIAVAGSLPADRVSFERVCPQGYHSIPQLDGARIGSAA from the coding sequence ATGCGGATACTGACCATTCCACCCCACCACCACAGACGGCACCGACGTTTCCTGACACAGATGCACCGCCTTCGTGCTGCAGTATTCGGCGACCGTCTCGAATGGGACGTGTCTATTGTGGCAGGCAAAGAGCGTGACCACTATGATGACTTCAAGCCAACCTACCTCTTGGCGATCACTAAGAGCGGGCTGGTCGCAGGTTGCGTCCGTCTTCTTCCGGCTTGCGGGCCGACGATGCTCGAGCAGACCTTTCCTCAGCTGCTGAAAACAGGCTCGCTCGCAGTACACCCTGGAATGGTCGAGAGCTCGCGCTTCTGCGTCGACACCTCCCTTGTTTCGGGGAGGGAAGGAGGCCAACTGCATCTCGCGACGCTCACCCTGTTCGCTGGCATTATCGAATGGTCGATCGCGAACGGCTATAGTGAGATCGTCACGGCGACCGATCTCCGTTTTGAGCGCATTCTGAAGCGTGCCGGATGGCCAATGCACCGGCTCGGCGAAGCTTCCTCGATCGGGAACACCATCGCTGTTGCCGGAAGCTTGCCGGCAGATCGCGTCAGCTTCGAACGGGTTTGCCCTCAGGGCTATCACTCGATCCCTCAGCTCGACGGGGCACGGATCGGGAGCGCCGCGTGA